One region of Faecalibacter bovis genomic DNA includes:
- a CDS encoding ABC transporter permease: MKNIFLVASREFFSQVKNKSFLVMTVLAPLLIVGAGGVIFWLTATNNAEVKNIAVIDESAQFVTTFKSDENMIFNIYTPDEAKAIKDTLSGSEYLNAVLEIPANTDGNYTNIEKNTKLSTNGNLGITDREKISSMMSSKIEEFRMKSSGIDQEKLKQTDSNVSLNVFNVKEGKEDKGVELKIALSGALTYIIFMFIMIYGVKVMRSVVEEKNNRVVEIIISSVKPFQLMMGKILGTTMVAVTQFTIWITMTLGLLMIFPAIAASRVEMATDAMQQAKITEQNPELMQMVAETSEILLSFNYPLIIFTFIIYFILGYLFYSAIFAAIGSAVDNDTDTQQFTYFPLVPMMIGLYGSFSTLQNPDGPVAFWLSMIPFTSPISMITRIPFDIPIWELVLSISILFVSTIGMIFLASKIYRIGILIYGKKPTVKEMLKWITYKN, from the coding sequence ATGAAAAATATATTTTTAGTAGCATCAAGAGAGTTTTTTTCGCAAGTAAAAAATAAATCTTTTTTAGTCATGACGGTTTTAGCACCTTTGTTAATTGTTGGTGCAGGAGGTGTAATATTTTGGCTGACGGCAACTAATAATGCTGAAGTTAAAAATATTGCTGTAATCGACGAAAGTGCTCAATTCGTAACAACATTTAAGTCAGACGAAAATATGATTTTTAATATTTATACGCCTGACGAAGCGAAAGCAATAAAAGATACTTTAAGTGGAAGCGAATATTTAAATGCAGTATTAGAAATTCCGGCCAATACAGATGGTAATTATACCAATATTGAGAAAAATACAAAACTTTCAACGAATGGTAATTTAGGAATTACAGATCGTGAAAAGATTTCGAGCATGATGTCTTCAAAGATTGAAGAATTTAGAATGAAAAGTTCTGGTATTGATCAAGAAAAATTAAAACAAACTGATTCTAATGTTTCGCTTAATGTATTTAATGTAAAAGAAGGTAAAGAAGATAAGGGAGTTGAACTTAAAATCGCATTATCAGGTGCATTGACATATATTATTTTTATGTTCATCATGATTTATGGGGTAAAAGTAATGCGTTCTGTTGTGGAAGAAAAAAACAACCGTGTTGTAGAAATTATCATTTCTTCGGTTAAACCTTTCCAGCTGATGATGGGTAAAATTCTTGGAACAACTATGGTTGCTGTTACCCAATTTACTATTTGGATTACCATGACATTGGGACTTTTAATGATTTTTCCAGCAATCGCTGCAAGTCGAGTGGAAATGGCTACAGATGCGATGCAACAAGCAAAAATTACAGAACAAAATCCTGAATTAATGCAAATGGTGGCTGAAACAAGTGAAATATTACTTTCATTCAATTACCCGTTAATTATCTTTACATTTATTATTTATTTCATTTTAGGATATTTATTTTATTCAGCAATTTTTGCAGCAATTGGTTCTGCGGTTGATAACGATACAGATACGCAACAGTTTACTTATTTCCCGTTAGTTCCTATGATGATTGGACTTTATGGTTCATTCTCTACTTTACAAAACCCTGACGGTCCGGTTGCATTTTGGCTATCAATGATACCATTTACATCTCCAATATCAATGATTACAAGAATACCTTTCGATATTCCGATATGGGAATTGGTATTATCTATTTCAATCTTATTTGTAAGTACAATAGGAATGATCTTTTTAGCCTCAAAAATTTATCGTATTGGAATTTTAATTTACGGTAAAAAACCAACGGTAAAAGAAATGTTGAAATGGATTACTTATAAAAACTAA
- the hemW gene encoding radical SAM family heme chaperone HemW, with product MAGIYLHIPYCKQKCSYCDFHFSTNLNSKNELISSLLKEIELRYQEINEPIETIYFGGGTPSILSNQELDSIFNKLNKHFDLSSVKEVTLEANPDDLTKEKLAYFQNTPINRFSIGIQSFFEEDLRLMNRAHNALEAENCIKLTQDFGFDNLTIDLIYGSNTTTHEMWRQNLQKAVDLGINHISSYALTVEEKTILNRKIEKGEWKPINDKHQSDQFDYLVNFLESNGFIQYEISNFGKPGYFSQHNSNYWKGIPYIGFGPSAHSFFGNKRAWNIANNAKYINNLKNNNLPLEIETLNLKDQYNEMMMIGLRTIYGIDPILVKSTFGKLISAHFDLEIEQLFKENLVQQIDGKIVLTKEAKFFADGIASRLFYVD from the coding sequence TTGGCCGGAATTTACTTACATATACCTTATTGCAAACAAAAATGCAGCTATTGTGATTTTCATTTTTCAACGAATTTAAACTCTAAAAATGAGCTTATATCTTCATTGTTAAAAGAAATTGAATTAAGGTATCAGGAAATCAACGAACCTATCGAAACCATCTATTTTGGTGGCGGAACTCCTTCTATTCTAAGCAATCAAGAATTGGATTCTATATTTAATAAATTAAATAAGCACTTCGATTTATCATCAGTAAAAGAAGTTACATTAGAAGCCAATCCCGATGATTTAACGAAAGAAAAATTAGCCTATTTCCAAAACACACCAATCAATCGATTTTCAATCGGGATTCAATCATTTTTTGAAGAAGATTTGCGCTTAATGAATCGTGCTCATAACGCGTTAGAAGCTGAAAATTGCATTAAACTTACGCAAGATTTTGGTTTTGATAATTTAACGATTGATTTAATTTACGGTTCAAATACAACAACGCACGAAATGTGGCGTCAAAATCTTCAAAAAGCGGTTGATTTAGGAATAAATCATATTTCATCTTATGCGCTAACGGTTGAAGAAAAAACAATTTTGAATCGTAAAATTGAAAAAGGTGAATGGAAGCCGATCAATGATAAACACCAATCAGATCAGTTTGATTATTTAGTTAATTTCCTGGAATCTAACGGATTTATTCAGTATGAAATTTCTAATTTCGGTAAACCAGGATATTTTTCCCAACACAATTCTAATTATTGGAAAGGCATTCCATATATTGGTTTCGGACCATCTGCTCACTCCTTTTTTGGAAATAAACGTGCTTGGAATATAGCAAATAATGCAAAATATATTAATAATTTAAAAAATAACAATTTACCATTAGAGATAGAAACATTAAATTTAAAAGATCAATACAACGAAATGATGATGATTGGCTTAAGAACAATTTACGGAATTGATCCAATTTTAGTTAAATCTACTTTTGGTAAATTAATTTCAGCTCATTTTGATTTAGAAATTGAACAATTATTTAAAGAAAATTTAGTGCAACAAATTGACGGTAAAATTGTTTTAACTAAAGAAGCTAAATTTTTCGCGGACGGAATAGCTTCTCGCCTATTTTACGTTGATTAA
- a CDS encoding type I restriction-modification system subunit M, giving the protein MSGDQKQQLEQKLWDIANTLRGRINADEYRNYILGFIFFKYLSEKQHLYANTLLEDEEVKEYTLVSDPETLEAIQEESLAQLGYYLAPNQLFEIIAKKGEKEYIIEELEATLNYIEQSTMGTESEEDFNGLFQDVDLASSKLGKTPDKRNEVIVEILGKLAEIDFKLNEIDSDVLGDAYEYLISNFAAGAGKSAGEFYTPQQVSTILAKIVTLGKDKIRSVYDPTCGSGSLLLRVAKESNVADFYGQELNPTTYNLARMNMILHDVHFSRFNIEQDDTLEEPHHLEQRFEAIVANPPFSANWKGDANPLNASDPRFNQFGKLAPKTKADFAFLQHMYYQLADNGTVASVFPHGVLFRGAAEGVIREYFIKELNAIDAIIGLPANIFYGTSIPTCIVVLKKCRKADDNIVFIDASGEENYTKEGTQNKLRPEDIDRIVDAYANRQEIEKYCHITTLAEIAENDYNLNIPRYVDTFEEEEAIDVDVVSDRLKTINKELLEVDKQLADFCKQLNIPTPF; this is encoded by the coding sequence ATGTCAGGAGATCAAAAACAGCAACTAGAGCAAAAGCTTTGGGATATTGCAAATACCTTACGAGGACGAATCAACGCAGATGAATACCGTAACTACATATTAGGATTTATCTTCTTTAAATACTTATCAGAGAAGCAACATTTATACGCTAACACTCTTTTAGAGGACGAGGAAGTGAAGGAATACACACTTGTGTCTGATCCTGAAACTTTAGAAGCTATTCAGGAAGAGTCGTTGGCACAATTAGGTTATTACCTTGCACCAAACCAGTTATTCGAGATCATTGCAAAGAAAGGTGAGAAAGAATACATTATTGAAGAATTAGAAGCGACACTGAACTACATCGAGCAATCGACAATGGGTACAGAGTCTGAAGAAGATTTCAATGGTTTGTTCCAAGATGTGGATCTAGCTTCAAGTAAGCTTGGTAAGACTCCAGACAAACGTAATGAAGTAATTGTAGAAATCTTAGGCAAGTTAGCTGAAATCGACTTTAAACTTAACGAAATCGATTCTGATGTTTTAGGTGATGCTTACGAGTATTTGATCTCCAACTTCGCGGCTGGTGCAGGTAAAAGTGCTGGAGAATTCTATACACCTCAACAAGTTTCTACGATTCTTGCGAAGATTGTAACATTAGGAAAAGATAAGATCCGTTCGGTTTATGATCCTACATGTGGTTCTGGTTCCTTATTGCTTCGTGTTGCGAAAGAATCTAATGTGGCTGATTTTTACGGACAAGAATTAAACCCAACAACATACAACTTGGCTCGTATGAACATGATTTTGCACGATGTGCATTTCTCACGTTTCAACATCGAGCAGGATGATACACTAGAAGAACCTCATCACTTAGAACAACGATTTGAAGCAATTGTCGCAAATCCTCCATTTTCTGCTAACTGGAAAGGTGATGCGAATCCTTTAAATGCTTCAGATCCACGATTCAACCAATTTGGAAAACTAGCACCCAAAACAAAAGCCGATTTTGCGTTCTTACAACACATGTACTACCAATTGGCAGATAACGGAACAGTGGCTTCTGTTTTTCCTCATGGGGTATTATTTCGTGGTGCAGCAGAAGGTGTAATACGTGAGTATTTCATCAAAGAATTAAATGCCATTGATGCAATCATTGGTTTACCTGCCAATATCTTTTACGGAACATCGATCCCAACATGTATAGTGGTACTGAAGAAATGCCGTAAAGCGGATGATAACATTGTCTTTATTGATGCAAGTGGTGAAGAGAACTATACCAAAGAAGGTACACAGAACAAACTTCGACCAGAAGATATTGATCGTATTGTGGATGCTTATGCGAACCGACAAGAGATAGAAAAATATTGTCATATCACGACTTTAGCAGAGATTGCTGAAAACGATTATAACTTGAATATCCCACGTTATGTGGATACGTTTGAGGAAGAGGAAGCAATTGATGTAGATGTGGTGTCAGATCGTTTGAAAACGATTAATAAAGAACTTTTAGAGGTAGATAAACAATTGGCTGACTTCTGTAAACAATTAAATATCCCAACACCGTTTTAA
- a CDS encoding cold-shock protein, with protein MNKGTVKFFNEEKGFGFIKEDGSGKEYFVHVTGLIDKVSENDEVTFELAEGKKGTMAVNVKLS; from the coding sequence ATGAACAAAGGAACTGTTAAATTCTTTAATGAAGAAAAAGGATTTGGATTCATTAAAGAAGATGGGTCAGGAAAAGAATATTTTGTACACGTTACAGGATTAATTGATAAAGTATCTGAAAACGATGAGGTTACTTTTGAATTAGCTGAAGGTAAGAAAGGTACAATGGCTGTAAATGTAAAATTATCATAA
- a CDS encoding ABC transporter ATP-binding protein: MDYLLQAENLTRRYKDKVALNNFSINIPQGSIYGLLGPNGAGKTTFIRIVNQITAPDEGRILLNGEPLTKKSIAQVGYMPEERGLYKNMKVGEQAIYFARLKGMSSAEARKRTQYWFEKLDMMSWWDKKLSELSKGMGQKVQFVVTVIHEPSLLIFDEPFSGFDPVNAQLIANEILELRKKGTTIIFSTHRMESVEEMCDHVALINQSNKVLDGTIEEVRNQFKSGEFNIGIHNISEYNLALLGNKYQIRDVNVKGDMTSFNLLIDKSIASNVLLNELIEMGQINQFKEIIPSMNDVFLQAVKQSNSAQNI; this comes from the coding sequence ATGGACTACTTATTACAAGCAGAAAATTTAACAAGACGCTACAAAGATAAAGTTGCATTAAACAACTTTAGTATAAATATACCTCAAGGTTCAATTTATGGACTTTTAGGACCAAATGGTGCAGGAAAAACTACTTTTATTAGAATTGTTAATCAAATTACAGCTCCAGACGAAGGTCGAATTTTATTAAACGGTGAACCTTTAACCAAAAAATCAATTGCTCAAGTTGGTTACATGCCAGAGGAACGTGGGTTATATAAAAATATGAAAGTAGGAGAGCAAGCCATTTATTTCGCAAGATTAAAAGGTATGTCATCAGCCGAAGCTAGAAAACGCACCCAATATTGGTTTGAAAAATTAGACATGATGTCTTGGTGGGATAAAAAATTAAGTGAGCTTTCTAAAGGGATGGGGCAAAAAGTTCAGTTTGTGGTTACAGTTATACACGAACCATCTTTACTGATTTTTGATGAACCATTTTCAGGTTTTGATCCAGTTAATGCGCAATTAATTGCAAATGAAATTTTAGAACTTCGTAAAAAAGGAACAACAATTATCTTTTCAACTCACAGAATGGAATCGGTTGAAGAAATGTGTGACCATGTTGCTTTAATTAATCAATCCAATAAGGTATTAGATGGAACTATAGAAGAGGTTAGAAATCAATTCAAATCAGGTGAGTTTAATATTGGAATTCATAATATTTCTGAATATAATTTAGCACTTTTAGGAAATAAATATCAAATTAGAGATGTTAATGTAAAAGGTGATATGACTTCTTTTAATTTATTGATTGATAAATCGATAGCGTCTAATGTTTTGTTGAATGAATTAATAGAAATGGGACAAATAAATCAGTTTAAAGAAATCATTCCATCTATGAATGATGTATTCTTACAAGCCGTAAAACAATCAAATTCAGCTCAAAACATTTAA
- the murI gene encoding glutamate racemase, which yields MNDNRPIGVFDSGVGGLTFAKEIKRLLPNESLIYFGDTQHLPYGEKSKEAITRFSVDITNFLKSHDCKAILVACNSATANSIDAIKDAAGEDVVVIDVISPVAEKVAFELREKIGVIATKATINSGAYKKSIRKYNKHVKVIEMATPLLVPVIEEGYANSPISKAVLEAYLTNKKLDGIDSIILGCTHYPLVEKEINQVFEGKVNIINSPLIVVNHLIYLLGRDGKLASKNHNATYDFFLSDYTDNFLKVSKRFFGKDIKLIEKRLDTQPAL from the coding sequence ATGAATGATAACAGACCGATTGGGGTTTTTGACTCTGGTGTAGGTGGATTAACTTTTGCGAAAGAAATTAAACGTTTATTACCTAACGAAAGTTTGATCTACTTTGGTGATACTCAACATTTGCCTTATGGTGAAAAATCGAAAGAAGCAATAACGCGTTTTTCTGTTGATATTACTAATTTCTTAAAATCACACGATTGTAAGGCAATTTTAGTTGCATGTAATTCTGCAACAGCAAATTCTATTGACGCTATTAAGGATGCTGCAGGAGAAGATGTTGTTGTAATTGACGTGATATCGCCAGTTGCCGAAAAAGTTGCATTCGAGTTAAGAGAAAAAATAGGTGTTATCGCTACAAAAGCAACTATCAATTCTGGAGCTTACAAAAAATCGATACGTAAATACAACAAACATGTAAAAGTCATCGAAATGGCGACTCCTTTGCTTGTGCCTGTGATCGAAGAAGGTTATGCGAATTCGCCTATTTCTAAGGCTGTTTTAGAAGCATATTTAACCAATAAAAAATTAGACGGAATTGATTCTATAATTTTAGGATGCACACATTATCCACTTGTAGAAAAAGAAATTAATCAGGTTTTTGAAGGGAAAGTTAACATTATTAATTCTCCACTAATTGTTGTAAATCATCTGATTTATTTATTAGGTAGAGATGGAAAATTAGCTTCTAAAAATCATAATGCGACTTATGATTTCTTTCTATCTGACTATACGGATAACTTCTTAAAAGTTTCAAAAAGATTTTTTGGAAAAGATATTAAATTGATCGAGAAAAGATTAGATACCCAACCGGCGCTATAA
- a CDS encoding MGMT family protein — translation MENEISENYKMIYDIVKQIPTGKVTTYGIIAKIIGAGFSARVVGYAMNRVHHLDDIPAHRVVNRNGLLTGKHHFSPPELMIQLLENEGVKIKNEQVVNFKDHLWNPLIDENNL, via the coding sequence ATGGAGAATGAAATATCGGAGAATTATAAAATGATATACGATATTGTTAAGCAAATACCAACCGGAAAAGTAACAACGTATGGAATTATTGCAAAAATAATTGGGGCTGGATTCTCTGCGCGTGTTGTTGGTTATGCAATGAATCGAGTGCATCATTTAGATGATATTCCTGCACATCGTGTGGTAAATAGGAATGGACTATTAACGGGAAAACATCATTTTTCACCTCCAGAATTAATGATTCAACTTTTAGAAAATGAAGGTGTCAAAATAAAGAATGAGCAAGTGGTAAATTTTAAAGATCATCTTTGGAATCCTTTGATAGATGAAAATAATTTGTAA